In Dehalococcoidales bacterium, the sequence TATCGAGCGGGCGGGGACCAAAGCCGGGAACCGGGGCTTTGATGCCGCGGTGGATGCTATTGAGATGGCTAACCTGCTCAAGAGTATCGGTTAGAATGAGCGTGGATGAGACGCTGTGTCTGGTAAGGCTTACCTTTCGCCGCGGGCAGTTCTTGCAGAGGTTTAACCGGGAATTGGAAAATACTCGTGGTTCTAGTCAATGACCTTATAAATTTTATCCCCTCTTCTCACCCGGTCGCTGACTTTGATACCAACCTCATCTCCGGCTTTAGCCTCCGTGACATCAGTGTTATTAATCTGCATTGAGGTAACGCTGAATACCAGGTCAGTAGTGTGGCCGATAATATGGATTTTATCCCCCACTTTTAGAGGCGCCGTCAACTCAATACCGGCTACTACCGGTCTGGCAAAAAAGTCGGATACGCTGCCAATTTCTACTTCAGCCATTTGCTTCCCTCCTGTAATGTTAGTAAGGAAGAATTACTCCGTCTCTCCAGCGCAGTATACGTTAACTGGCTTGAGCTAATCAAGATTATTATAAGAAGATACGGGTAGTTTATCAAGAGTACCCAGGAAATACGGCTTTCTATTATCTTTCCGGACTTTGACATCGCGCAGCCTGTCACCTATAATAGGTTCGGTTATTATTGCGGAGGGGCAGTTTTGGCAGAGAGAGACCAGTCCATTGAGGCAAGTGAGGGACAAGCGCTGGAAATTAGACATATTAAGGAAAGCCTTGAAATGTTAGACCAGCGTCTGGATAATATTGATTCGATCGTTTCTGCCGTGGCCGAGAGGGTTATGAGTCAGCTGATAACTTTTAATATCACCTGCCCCCACTGCGGCAGGGATGTTGAGATTGCGGTGGTCGGCAGTCAGAAGCCAAAGCGGTAAGTCTATTTTCATCAGTGAAAAAATCATGAGGAGGTAAATGTGGAGATAGCGGCAAGAATAAACCAGGCCAAGTATGATGCCTTCCGGTGGCGGTATGAGCTCAGCATTCCCAAGAAGCTAGCCCTGGCACTGGGCATGGCGGCTCTGGCTGGTTTGCTGGCTCAGGTCAGAGTGGTCATTCCGTGGAGCCCGGTACCGGTGACCGGCCAGACATTCGCGGTACTGCTGGCGGGCGTAATGTTAGGCAGGTGGTGGGGGGGGATAAGTTTGGGTGTCTATGCCGGTCTTGGAGCTCTGGGAGTTCCATGGTTTGCCGGTTTGAGCAGCGGGCTGGCCTATCTCGCCGGGCCGACTGGTGGCTATATCATTGGTTTTATCCTGGCAGCCCTTTTCCTGGGGCATTTCACTGACA encodes:
- a CDS encoding translation elongation factor-like protein, whose product is MAEVEIGSVSDFFARPVVAGIELTAPLKVGDKIHIIGHTTDLVFSVTSMQINNTDVTEAKAGDEVGIKVSDRVRRGDKIYKVID
- a CDS encoding biotin transporter BioY; translation: MEIAARINQAKYDAFRWRYELSIPKKLALALGMAALAGLLAQVRVVIPWSPVPVTGQTFAVLLAGVMLGRWWGGISLGVYAGLGALGVPWFAGLSSGLAYLAGPTGGYIIGFILAALFLGHFTDKYIRSRSFLSMLTLMLFANFILIYIPGLLQLGLWLSLVKGQTVTLTSVLGMGAIPFIAGDITKAVVAAAIARGITPKLAYNGEADKGKWASWRIP